CTTTGACAGCTTACTTCTCTCAAGTCCTCCAGAACCGGCATCCCAGGTAGCACCTCCAAGGTTGTAATACTTAAACCCAGAATTACGGTACTTCTCAATCAGTTTACAGTCCGCAAAAGCCGGCATTCCTAGTTCGTATGCCACCTCATCCGAACCAACTAACAGGTTGAACACCTTGCCATCCCGTTCAATATTGAACAGCACACAATGCATACTATCGTCACCTGTTGTTGTGCAGAAATAAAGACGTCCCAACTTGTTTTCCAACAAGTTCAGGACGGTCTGCTTCCCAAGCCTGGGTAAATAATAAGGGTTGTATTCTGTTCCATATTTGGATTTGCGTTTCTCAAGAGTGCTGTTAAGCAGTTCATGAAGGCGGTCCGCCAGCAGGCGGTCCGCACTCTCCTCTAATATGGCTCCGTTCTTCTCAGCTTTCTTTACGTTACGTTTCAGATTCTGGCTGAATTTTATATCACCATGTTCAGGACGCAGGTTTACCACATACTCGCAGCGACTATTTGAATACAATCCTTTTACATTAGCCTCAAGGCTAAATTGCTGATCGTACGATGCTACAATAAGCCTCATACAGCCCTTACTTCGGACAAAGTCCAACAAAGCCCAGAGGCTTTTATTGAGCAGCTCCCCATCTTCATTTTGTAGAGCAGGATATGCATAAAATAACATGTCTCTACCCAAAAGAGGCTTTGGTTTTGTAATCAGCCCTGAAATTTTAGCAATGATCTCGTCCCCCTCTTTCAAATCTATGAAAATGGGCCTATCACCTTCTTCGGCGACTGCCTGCACCCATTCAGGTGAAATAAAAAGACTATAGTGGAAGCGGTCAAGCCCAGTCTTCCACTCAGCAGACTCAACCTCAAAGACTGTAATACTTTTGGAACTCAACTTATAAGCTATTTTGTAAATGAAAAGAATTTTATAAAACTTCTAATCCTTTTCAGAAACTTATTATTAGGAAGTTTCTTGCTGAGTTTTATAAATGGATTTAGCAGATTATGCGGATATGAAAGGAAATATGAATAATAGCCATACCTGACTGTTTCCCTGCCGCTTTGAGATTCCTTGTACTTCTTCAGTCCCTTACCCCCCTCCTCGTCAAGGGGTACTGATCCGATATTATAGTACTTGGCTTTCTCCTCCATCGCCTTATCTGAGATATTCATATCAATAAAGGATGGAATCCCTTTGCTATAGGCTTCATTGTCCGAGCCCATCAACAAACCAAATATCTTACCATCATACTCAAGGTTAAATTGTACACTATGAATCACACCATCAATCTCAGCATAATGCATAACCCCGATACCGGCATCAAGCAATTTAGTCAGTGCATCCTTGTCAAGGTTAAGGAGGTACATCGGATCATAGTCCTTACCGTATTTATCCTTACGTGTAAGCCGTGTATTGTCAAGCAATGCAAATAGCTTGTCAAGTATTTCTGGTGATTTTGACGTATGATACACAGCACCTGCCTTCCTGGCCTTCTTGGCATTTTGCTTGAAACCATAAGAAAACTTCACCCTGTCCTGATGCTCATCATAATAAACCACATATTCAGGAACACGAGTATGAAAGAAGCCCTTAACCTCTACAAGATCATGCACTTTACGTTCATAAGGACGAAAATGCAAACGGGCATAACCCTTGCTTTTTGCATAATCCCGCACCTGCAGCAAGGTACTTTTAAATACTTCAGGAGACCATTCTTTATAGTCAGGACCACCATTAAAATATAGATGTGTTCCTGTTCGCTTGCCCTGGTTAATAGCTAAACCACAAAGCTTACCTACCACCTCCTCATTTCTAAGTATGTGGAAATAGATATCTTTAGTATACTCGTTTGTAAGTGAGCTAATCCACTGCCAGGTATTAAACAACCCGACATTAAAATCATCCATATTTTCTTTGTAGGCCTCAATTGTGACCTCCTGAATCTTTATGCCAAGAGCTTCCATTGTTTAGTTTTGAATTGTGTTTAAACTCGATGCAAGTTAAAAGGATGTGCCATGCAATTCCATTTTTTTACACTATCGGCACTTTTTTCTTTACAAGCAGCCCTAATTACCGGGTATAATATCTGAAAAGAGTATTCTGAAAACTGTTGTCTCCCTTACCGAAGAATTTATGCACCTTCGGAACTGGCTAGAGCACCTGTTTCGACAAGACCTTGTAAATTCAGCCAGTTGAAGGACGCATCAATATTTGCTCCCAGAAATTGCTTGTGAACCATCAGGTGTTTGAATCCTAACTTAATAGCAATATCCATTGTACCATTATCAATACGTGAATGGGAAACAATGGATGTATAACCTTTGCGCTTAGGGCCAAATATGATATCAAGCAATAGCCTTAAAGTAAGCCAGCCTTGTCTCTCTTCAGGGACAACCGAAATGTTCTCAATATAGAATGTAGTAAAACGCAAATACTCAGGGTGTAAACCAATTTCAAGTCCATAGTCAAATGGGTCAAAGAACTCCAGATCCATCCCTAACGAATAGGCAATCGGCTTTCCATCCCGAAAGTACAAATAGCACACTGGTTCTCTAAAGCCCTTTACCCTAAACCTATACAGCAAGCGTCCCTCACTTCCTCTAAAATCCTCAGGAAATGATTTGACTTCCACTTCCATCAAATCTTTAATATACCTATCTACATTCTCAGAGGTAACAATAACTATATCATATATCCCGGATGCTTTATCCTGGCTGATCTTATAACGCTTGCACAACGAATTGAAGTTCTCTTGATCAGGTTGAACAGACTTAAAATCCATGCGATACTTCTTCCTACCAATTGTCAGGACTTTAAATAAGGGAATCCGTATACCACGTCTGGCAGCTCCCAACTCAATTTGCCTCCATACTCGCCTGCACAAACGAACAAGCTTCTTTACAATTGTAATTATTTTCATAGGAAAGAACTATAAACAGGACTTATTTACCTCAGTTAACATAAATAGGAGCAAGAAGTATTTGACAATTTATGCAAAACTCCATCAAGCACACGAATCTTTACACAAAGTGCTCTAAAAAATTGACAAAACCATGAGCAAAAAGCAATTGAAGGATTCTGAATACATCTATGCCTAACACACCTTTCAAACAAATATCAAAACACCCCAAACATCATATTATGTTAAACTTCCATTCGTCAATTTATTCTTAGTATGTATGGAGTATTGCCGCCATTACATAAAAAAGACAGCGTACTCCTAATTATTATATACTATATTGCATTTATGTAAATTATCTAAACCATAACCATGACACTATCAGTTATTTACCATAGGTTAGCATTAGTAACAGTAATTTGCTTTACGCTCTTCCTGTTTAAAGGAGCTGATGTATATTCTGAGTCGTTAATGGAATCCGAATTCTCTACAGCAGCTTCGTCAGACGATATTATCCAGCCTGATACTATAATTGATGTGACTTACTACCATATTGATATAGATATTGACATAGAAGACGAAAGTATCAGCTCGACAGTAAGAATAGATTTCAAAAGAACAGAGGTTGGTATTAATGAGGTTCGCTTCAACCTCCGAAGGGAATTTAATATAACTGCTGTTGGGTTACACGCTACGGACTTCATTCGCGACCAGGATTTTGTGATACTAACGATAGATGAATCAGTTCCCGACGATGATATTGTCAGTGTAAGCATTAGCTATGAAGGTCAACCCCCTCTTGCAACAGGGAGTGCGATTGCCAAAGGATTTAGGTTTGATACAAATCTGGATGGAGCTCCTGCAATTGCAACGTACTGCACTCCTTATTTAGCTCACTATTGGTTTCCCTGTAAGGATGGTCCGACAGATAAAGCTGACAGTATCAAAGTTGATATTACAATTCCCCAGGAGACATACAACGGTGAAACACTTAAGGGAGTATCAAATGGAGTGCTGGTCAACCATGTCGTTGCAGATGGTATGGAAACATTTTATTGGAAGCACAATTATCCAATAACACCCTATTATATACTGGTAGCAGTATCAAATTACACTATTATTGAAGACATTTATACAGATCCAGATGAGTCATTTGAACTTACATACTATGTATTTCCCAATAATGCAGAAGCAACAGATGTAGCTTATTTACCAAATGTAATCAAGGCATATAAGAATTTCTTTGGTTCCTATCCATTCAAAGACGAGGGATTCGGATTTACCCAGGTAGCACAAAACTGGTCAATCGAGACCCAAAGCAATCCCATTGTCGGAGGAATGTCTTTAGGCTGGCAAAAAACTTTGTTTCACGAATTATCCCACAGCTGGTTTGGCAATTCTGTAACAAATCAGTCATGGAACGATGTGTGGCTTAATGAGGGTTTTGCAACGTATGCAACCGCACTATATTATGAATATGCAGTGAACAGAAGCCGCTATCTGCAAGAATTACAAGCTCTCGATGCAAGATTCAATGCCACAAGAAACTTAATTCTTGAAGATGACACAGACTACGGCAACATTTTCCACAGCATTTATTTTCACAAAGGCGCATGGGTTCTACATATGCTCAGAGGACAACTAGGAGATGCAGTTATGCGGGATCTACTAAAAAGCTATGCAATGAATTTTCAGTATGGCCATGTAACGACTGATGATTTTATTCAGCATTGTGAGACAGTGAGTGGAATGGAGTTAGGGTGGTTCTTTGATCAGTGGGTATATGACATCGGGTATCCGGAGTACCAGTATGACTTTTATTCAGATCTCACCAACTCGAAGGGCGGAATTATTCTCTCACAAGTTCAGTCAGATACAAACCCTGGTTGGAGAGAAGTATTTGAAATGGACATTGAACTAAAGATATACTTTGAGGATGGGACTTCTACAATCCAAAAAGTTCGCAACAATCTTAAAAATCAAACCTTTGAGTTTGATTTTGACAAGAAGATTGTAAAGGTGGAAGTTGACCCGAATATGTGGATACTGAGGGGAGATGCAATCAGCCACAAAAAGGAGCTTATCAGCTTTGAAATTCCGGAACAGGTTAACAGTGTTATAGATCGTGATGCTAAAACAATCACAGTGACTATGCCCAATGGTACTGATCTAAGTGCATTAGTTCCGGAAATAAGCATAATTGACGACAATGCGTCTATTAGTCCGGCATCAGGTGTGGAAACAGACTTTTCCGGCGGAGCAGTGGAATACGTGTTAAGCTCGGAAAGTGGACTTACAGAGACCTGGATGGTAACAGTTATTCTTGACACATCTACCGGGATACCTCAGGTTGGAACCGACAATAGCATAGTATATCCCAACCCAAATAAAGGTCAGTTTAGGCTTGTTTCAGAGGCCCCTATTGACAAGGTGGAAGTCTTCACTATTAACGGAAGTTTGGTTAAAACATTACTATATAACGGCAATAATGAAGTATCAATAGACCTTAGCTCAGGTGGCAAGGGGGTATATTTTGTAAAAGTATATACAGCAGCAGGAAACAATGCAACTCATAAGGTTGTTGTTACAGATTAAAACAGCTATAGTATCAATGTATTCAGGAGCAAGATATATTGCAGGGAGTAATATACTGAGATTACTGATTGTTGGCCTATTCTTGTTCTCAGCAGGATTTGCCAGGGCTCAGGAAGTAATCAGGCACAGCCATGACGAACACGAGACTCTGCCCTTTGCCACCCTAAAAGCGGCCACCGACTACCTGCAACCCGACGACAGGATAGATATATTGTTCTATCATATTAGCATTGAACCAATCATTGCTGGTGAGAATGCGAATAGCATTATAGGCAGCGTCCGCATCCGTTTTAGACCAGTGCAGAATAACGTAGACACAGTCAGGTTTAACCTCAGGGATAATTTTACGATTAGTTCATTAAAGCATTTCGAATCAGAAATTAATATAGCATATAGCCATAGTAATCACATAATCACTCTATACTTTCAGAATTCACTTAATCTGGGAGACACCACTGAAATTGTCATAAATTATTCAGGCACTCCCGAGACTCCATCAAATGCCCCTAATAAAGGATTTCGCTTTGAAACCCATGGATCTGATATTCCTGTAATTTATACAGCAAATACACCCTACCTTGCTCATTACTGGTATCCTTGCAAAGACGGGCCAAGCGATAAGGCTGACAGTGTCAGGGTGGATATTATAGTACCTAAAAATCAGTATGACAATTATCCTCTTATAGGTGTATCTAATGGTCTAAAAATAGGAGAGGAAGATTTAGGCGTAGATAAGAAAAAATATATCTGGTTGCACAGGTATCCAATTGTTCCATACTATGTTTTGATTGCGATATCTAACTATGAAGAATATATAGTAAACTATGCAAATAACGGGCACGATTTCCCTCTAATCTATTACATGTACCCGGAGGAAAGTGATACCTCAAAAGATGGTGTATCAATAATGCCTAAGGCAATGGATGCATTTATCCATTATTTTGGAGACTATCCATTCAAGTGCGAAAAATATGGAATGACAAGAGTCCCTAATGTAGCAATAGAGAAGCAGACAAATGCAATAATGCGTAGTCTGGCGTCTACTGCACAACCAACAATGGTTCATGAGCTTGCCCATATGTGGTTTGGCAACTCAATTACCAACAAAAGCTGGCAACATATTTGGCTAAATGAGGGCTTTGTAACTTATGCTGAGGCTCTTTGCGCCCGTTATTTGGGTAATGAAACCCACGATGACGAGGTTGCATATGCTAATGCTTTGAATATGTATATAAACTCTATGTTTAATGATACCCAAACCTTATTCAAATCAAATGACGAGGATTATGGAAACCTTTTTGTTAGTTTTTACTATGCCAAAGGAGCTGCAGTACTTCATATGTTACGGGGCTATATAAACAATGACAATGTTTTCTTTCCAATGCTAAAAGCCTATGCACAGGCACCCCAGTTTAAATATGGATACGCAACAACAGAAGATTTCCGGGATTTTGTAGAGATTTATACAGGTCTTGAACTGGACAAATTCTTCCAACAATGGATATATGAGCCTGGTTATATAAAATATGAATACAACTATGAGGTTTTCACACAAGACAACCTTATTGGGATACGAGTTGATCAAGTTCAGGGAGGCGGAATGCCTCAAGTGTTCGAGATGTACCTGGAAATCATGCTTCAATACGAGGATAACACCAGTGAAATAAAAAGGGTTTTCAATAACAAGAGGTCCCAGACCTTTTATTTCGCTATAAATAAGGAGGTTTCAGGCATATTATTGGATCCAAACATTTGGATTTTAAGAGATAATTACAGTAGGAAAGACGGATTGACAGTTCCTAACCCTTCTGTAAGTAGCTGGATAGGTAACGCCTCAAGTGACTGGAACGAATCTAACAACTGGGACAATGGTGTTCCTGTAATGGATGCAGTTGTCAATCAGGCAACTCATCACCCTGTTATTAAGGAGGGAGACGTAGTTTCTGTCAGGAAACTAATACTTGAACCAGGTGCCATTATAGAGCAAACAGGTGGATCTCTTACAATTAGTGATAGTCTGGTGATAAAATCAGGACCCAGCTTAAATTCCACCTTCCTTAAAACCGCAGGTGCACTTAATATTCCTATAAATCAGGTTAAGGTAACACAACATATTTCCTCTCCTGACAAAAGTTATATGGTTAGTGTCCCCGTTTCAGGTGCCACTCGTGGTAGTAGCGGAATTACAAATAATGTATTCCGCTATAGTAATCCGACAAACTTGTATGTGGCTCTACAAAATACAGACGAATTTATCCCGGGAATCGGATACTTCCTTAGATCTGATAACAATGTAGTCTTCAGTGGAAACCTCAACCTGGATACCTATACTATTGAACTTGTACGAAGTAGCAAAGGTAAAGGTTGGAATCTTGTTGGTAATCCCTATACCCATGCTATAAACTGGAATGTTATTGATAAGCATAATATCGACAATAGTTTCTGGGTTTACCTTAACGACCAGTCGAAATATGGTGTTTACAATGGTTCCAACGGACTAGCCGTTACGCTTACAGGATCAAATGCACATATAATTCCTGCACATCATGCCTTCTGGGTTAGGGTAACACAAGGACAAACTGGAGGAACAATCACATTTAAACCTGATAACAGAGAAATTAGCAACAACAGCTATCTTAAATCTGAGGCAGGTCCTCTCTTCCCATATCTCAAACTGGCTGCCGACTATAACGGTAACAGGGATGAAATGGCTGTTGCATTGGTACCTGAAGATATTTACGATAGCAATATCCATACAAGCAGCGAAAAGTTCTTTAGCAATAATGCGGCGTACAGTGAGATTTATTCTATAAGGGATAATATTAGTTGGGCAATTAAAAGCTTGCCTCAGACTCAGACTATAGAGTTGCCTATAGGTTTGTCACTTGCTGCTCCTGGAACAGTAGAAATCAGCATGCATGAAGCTGAACTTCCAGAAAACACAACGGTAGTCCTGATTGACAAAGAGCTATTTGAATATGCAAACCTTTCTTCAGGTGAACACTATATGGCTACATTTGAAAATGCCGGAAAGCATGAGCATCGCTTTGAATTGATTATTACAAAAAGCGAATCTACGTCAGTTGGGGAACTTCCAATCATTGACCAAGGTTCAGACAGAGTATCAGTTCACACTATAGATAATAAGATAAGCATACTTGTTAAGGACCTGAACAATCCTCACTACGAACTCTTTGATATCTCAGGAAGACTTATCAGGGAAGGCAAGCTCAACAACAATAGCCTTAACACCCTAAATCTAAACCAAAAAGGAGTATATATCCTTCACATTTCGGGAGCTGAAGGCAGCTTTTCCTTTAAAGTTGTATTATAGAGCTGACAACGATGAAACTGCAATACTTCCCTCCTCTTATTAGTGAGATTAAATTCGATTGGAATATTTCGCTAAACGGTGGTTCCCCTGGAGAAGAAAGCCCACCAAATCCACCACAATTTTCTCAATCTGCTCCGCAACAACAATCATCATACCCATTTAAATCCAGCCCATTTGAGGATGATCCTCTAAAGGACTGGAACAAGTAAACACACATTTCTACCAACTATCACTCTTGGGGTACCTCTCCACTTACAACAAAGGCATTATTCACACCAATCCCAATCCATAAACCGATTCCACCCTCAATATTGCTTTTGATACCGGAATCATTAAAGCGGAAAGGATTATCATTAGAGCCCCAGTCATCAAAGAGGGAATTAATAATCTCATGTGATATAGAATCAACAGTACCAGGTACTATCAACACCCGATCCCTGTGATCATAATGCAATGGCGGATACTCTTTATAGAAATTATCATAGTTTGAACCGGCACTAATCCTCCTCTCCTTTACTCTATATACACTAATCCATCCAAACTCATTACCAGCATCCAGCCTTATACTTCCCTCCCTTACAGGATGCAGGTTCTCATCAGCAAAGACGCTCTGGACTCGTGTGTAAACATACTGGACTGCATCAGGTCTCAAGGATATCATATATTCCGGATATCCGGTGCTGTCAGTTACATAAGTAAATCGTGTATTCCATATAATGGGCGGCTGAGGAATTGTAGTACTAGCATAAACCTTTCTACCTGCCACCTCAATTTCCAGAGAGTACTCAACCCCCACCATCCCCCTGATATTCACAGATCGATATACAAATGGTGGAAAAAAGCTGTCCCGCATAAACAATGTAAGCACCTCTTCTTCTCCCAGTGAACTCCTCAATATTACCTTAGCCTGATTCAGAAAACTCTTCCTGATGGAAACCGAATCATATTCATCCAAAAACGGAGTGCTCATCGTCAAAAAAACCTGAGCATATCGTCCATTTTCTATAAATCCATCCACTACTACCTTCCTATTATAAGGTTGCGGTTCTATCTCCACCTCCTTGACACAGGATGACAAAAGACACGCTGCTAGAAATATACCCACGAGGTATAGCATCTTCTTGTTTCCTGCACTCCAACCAGTGTATGATATACACGACATAATCCTATTATTAAAATTTGACTCTCCATCCGATTGATGGTAGTAAAGGGAAAAGTGATACCTGCTGAGCCGAAATCTTCACATCGTATGCATCCCTGCCCTGTGTTACCTTATAAAACAAAAAGTAGGGATTAGCCCTGTCGTATACGTTTATTACCGAGAAATCAAGTTCTGATGCCTTAAAAACCTTTGTCTGCAACCGGTAGGTTGCAGATATATCCAGTCTGTGGTAGGGAGGCATTCTGAAACTGTTATATCCATCATAATCATTCATAATAGTTCCCATCACCCACATTCTTCCTGCAGGCAGATTCAAGCAATTACCGGTAGCATAAATAAAGGATGCCGAGGTACTCCATCTGTCATTGATTTTGTACTCACCCACCAAAGCCAGATTATGTCTGCGGTCAAACTTGTCAGAGAACCAGTGACCATTGTTTATCTCATCATATTGCCTTTCGGAACGAAGCAAGGTATATGCCAGATCCCAGGTAAACCTCCCAATTGTCTTACGGGCCATAAACTCGGCTCCTGCCACTCTACCTCTACCTACAATAAACCGTTCCTCGAAAATCTCTCTATCATCTTCTATATCCCCCATTGTATAAAGCACCTGGTTTTCCATGTCTCTTGCAAAAACCTCTATTGACAACTCATATGCCCCTCGTTTTGCAAAGTAAGCCCCCGATACCTGATGCCCAATCTGTGGTTTTAGAAAGGGGCTTGACATAAGCCAGATATCATTTGGCAATGGAAGCGACGCTATACTTGCCAGATGTATTGTTTGTGCCTGACGGGAAAATGCAGCTTTAAAGTGACTGTTTATACCAGTCTTCCATCTAAGAGCTGCCGAAACTGATAGTAATAATCTGCGTCTGTTTTTTTTCCAGGTGTTTATATCAAAAGGGCCTTCATCGTTAAAACTGTCTGACCATCCAAGGGTATTATAATTGTGAAGCCTCACTCCGCCAGACAAATCCAGTCTGGGCCTTATTGAAATTCCCCCTTCAAGATAGTAGTCAGTCTGACGACTATTATAAGTATGATAAAAAGAAGCACGCTCGCCAGATACTAGCAGATCCATATCCTGAGGAAGTGTTTGGTATTCACTATGCCTCATACCTAACATAAGTGATGATATCTGTCCCTTGATCTCCATCTCAGCAAAGGCACTATACCTGTCAAAATGATTTCTGAGATTAATATATCCTTCTCCAAAGTACCCGTCAAACTCAGAATAAGATCCTGTATATGATAATCCCAGCTTGTAATCAAGCCATAGCATCGGTTTGTGTTCCCAGGCCAATAGTGCTGCCCTATTTCCAAAGTCGGATCCCATATCAGTATCTTTATTATCCTCATCAATGGCAAAGTGATCGCCCGATAGAAACCAGCCTGCAGACAAGCGTGCATTCTCAATAGGGCTGTAGACAAGGAGTCCATTCAAATCATAGAAGGTACTGAAAGTTGACCCAAAATAATTGTCTTCATCTGGAATGATCAGTTTGGACAGTCCCCGGTATAATTCCACAAAACTACGCCTTACCCCAAGGGTGATTCCCAGTTTTCTATCCTCTGTCCTGCTAATATGGCCCAAGCCGGAGGAAAATGTTCCAAGAGACAGATTGGTTCCGGCATGACTTCTCAAAGGATCAGCTGAGCTGACCAGTATGAGAGATGACAGCCTTTCGCTGTAGGTGATTGGAGTATGACCTTTGTATAGATCCACACCGGCAAGGGTATTAGGATTAAAGACAGAATAAAGCCCCATCATATGCAAGGGATTCATCAATTCCATTCCATCAAGCACTATCATATTCTGTCCCGGGGCACCTCCTCGAACAAAGACATCACTAATGCCTTCTCCAGTACTTTGTACACCTGCCTGCACTTGAAGACTCCTGACAACATCACTTTCACCCATAAACGAAGGAAGCCTTACAACATCCTCTGCGTCTATAGTAATTTTCCCGGGCATTACAGACTTAGATTGACCGGCATTACCCGTGATTACCACCTCCTCAACAGTCATCGACGAAGGCAATAGTCTTACAACTAAATCATCCGGAAGTTCTATGCTAAATATCAGAGATCTGTTATAATAGGCCAAATGGCTGAACTCAATAATATCTCCATATTGAAGACCGCAAAGCTCGAAATACCCTGCACTGTCAGTGAGGACCCCTGTCTCCCATCCTGTTATCAATACATACACATTATCCAGCCCAACACCCGTCTGCCCATCACACACCATGCCCCTTAGGCAATGGCCCTGTCCGAAAGACTGCATAGATGTAGTAAATAAAAAGGCAGTCAGCAGAAACACTACTTTAACCGAAAAAATAGCTGACACTGGAGACATAAAAAAGATTGGGTTTGTTTTCACAAGCCCAATCTACAAACTTTCACTATTTTATTCTCATCTTATACCTCTAAACTTGTTCTCTAGCTCTGCAAAGAACTCATTTACCTCTGTAACCAG
The genomic region above belongs to Xiashengella succiniciproducens and contains:
- a CDS encoding GNAT family N-acetyltransferase, whose product is MSSKSITVFEVESAEWKTGLDRFHYSLFISPEWVQAVAEEGDRPIFIDLKEGDEIIAKISGLITKPKPLLGRDMLFYAYPALQNEDGELLNKSLWALLDFVRSKGCMRLIVASYDQQFSLEANVKGLYSNSRCEYVVNLRPEHGDIKFSQNLKRNVKKAEKNGAILEESADRLLADRLHELLNSTLEKRKSKYGTEYNPYYLPRLGKQTVLNLLENKLGRLYFCTTTGDDSMHCVLFNIERDGKVFNLLVGSDEVAYELGMPAFADCKLIEKYRNSGFKYYNLGGATWDAGSGGLERSKLSKGADRIDVYGVTSNFLQYPFRLLNPLLNMVRVLRKKK
- a CDS encoding GNAT family N-acetyltransferase, translating into MEALGIKIQEVTIEAYKENMDDFNVGLFNTWQWISSLTNEYTKDIYFHILRNEEVVGKLCGLAINQGKRTGTHLYFNGGPDYKEWSPEVFKSTLLQVRDYAKSKGYARLHFRPYERKVHDLVEVKGFFHTRVPEYVVYYDEHQDRVKFSYGFKQNAKKARKAGAVYHTSKSPEILDKLFALLDNTRLTRKDKYGKDYDPMYLLNLDKDALTKLLDAGIGVMHYAEIDGVIHSVQFNLEYDGKIFGLLMGSDNEAYSKGIPSFIDMNISDKAMEEKAKYYNIGSVPLDEEGGKGLKKYKESQSGRETVRYGYYSYFLSYPHNLLNPFIKLSKKLPNNKFLKRIRSFIKFFSFTK
- a CDS encoding M1 family aminopeptidase, giving the protein MTLSVIYHRLALVTVICFTLFLFKGADVYSESLMESEFSTAASSDDIIQPDTIIDVTYYHIDIDIDIEDESISSTVRIDFKRTEVGINEVRFNLRREFNITAVGLHATDFIRDQDFVILTIDESVPDDDIVSVSISYEGQPPLATGSAIAKGFRFDTNLDGAPAIATYCTPYLAHYWFPCKDGPTDKADSIKVDITIPQETYNGETLKGVSNGVLVNHVVADGMETFYWKHNYPITPYYILVAVSNYTIIEDIYTDPDESFELTYYVFPNNAEATDVAYLPNVIKAYKNFFGSYPFKDEGFGFTQVAQNWSIETQSNPIVGGMSLGWQKTLFHELSHSWFGNSVTNQSWNDVWLNEGFATYATALYYEYAVNRSRYLQELQALDARFNATRNLILEDDTDYGNIFHSIYFHKGAWVLHMLRGQLGDAVMRDLLKSYAMNFQYGHVTTDDFIQHCETVSGMELGWFFDQWVYDIGYPEYQYDFYSDLTNSKGGIILSQVQSDTNPGWREVFEMDIELKIYFEDGTSTIQKVRNNLKNQTFEFDFDKKIVKVEVDPNMWILRGDAISHKKELISFEIPEQVNSVIDRDAKTITVTMPNGTDLSALVPEISIIDDNASISPASGVETDFSGGAVEYVLSSESGLTETWMVTVILDTSTGIPQVGTDNSIVYPNPNKGQFRLVSEAPIDKVEVFTINGSLVKTLLYNGNNEVSIDLSSGGKGVYFVKVYTAAGNNATHKVVVTD
- a CDS encoding M1 family aminopeptidase, which produces MYSGARYIAGSNILRLLIVGLFLFSAGFARAQEVIRHSHDEHETLPFATLKAATDYLQPDDRIDILFYHISIEPIIAGENANSIIGSVRIRFRPVQNNVDTVRFNLRDNFTISSLKHFESEINIAYSHSNHIITLYFQNSLNLGDTTEIVINYSGTPETPSNAPNKGFRFETHGSDIPVIYTANTPYLAHYWYPCKDGPSDKADSVRVDIIVPKNQYDNYPLIGVSNGLKIGEEDLGVDKKKYIWLHRYPIVPYYVLIAISNYEEYIVNYANNGHDFPLIYYMYPEESDTSKDGVSIMPKAMDAFIHYFGDYPFKCEKYGMTRVPNVAIEKQTNAIMRSLASTAQPTMVHELAHMWFGNSITNKSWQHIWLNEGFVTYAEALCARYLGNETHDDEVAYANALNMYINSMFNDTQTLFKSNDEDYGNLFVSFYYAKGAAVLHMLRGYINNDNVFFPMLKAYAQAPQFKYGYATTEDFRDFVEIYTGLELDKFFQQWIYEPGYIKYEYNYEVFTQDNLIGIRVDQVQGGGMPQVFEMYLEIMLQYEDNTSEIKRVFNNKRSQTFYFAINKEVSGILLDPNIWILRDNYSRKDGLTVPNPSVSSWIGNASSDWNESNNWDNGVPVMDAVVNQATHHPVIKEGDVVSVRKLILEPGAIIEQTGGSLTISDSLVIKSGPSLNSTFLKTAGALNIPINQVKVTQHISSPDKSYMVSVPVSGATRGSSGITNNVFRYSNPTNLYVALQNTDEFIPGIGYFLRSDNNVVFSGNLNLDTYTIELVRSSKGKGWNLVGNPYTHAINWNVIDKHNIDNSFWVYLNDQSKYGVYNGSNGLAVTLTGSNAHIIPAHHAFWVRVTQGQTGGTITFKPDNREISNNSYLKSEAGPLFPYLKLAADYNGNRDEMAVALVPEDIYDSNIHTSSEKFFSNNAAYSEIYSIRDNISWAIKSLPQTQTIELPIGLSLAAPGTVEISMHEAELPENTTVVLIDKELFEYANLSSGEHYMATFENAGKHEHRFELIITKSESTSVGELPIIDQGSDRVSVHTIDNKISILVKDLNNPHYELFDISGRLIREGKLNNNSLNTLNLNQKGVYILHISGAEGSFSFKVVL
- a CDS encoding DUF4249 family protein — translated: MSCISYTGWSAGNKKMLYLVGIFLAACLLSSCVKEVEIEPQPYNRKVVVDGFIENGRYAQVFLTMSTPFLDEYDSVSIRKSFLNQAKVILRSSLGEEEVLTLFMRDSFFPPFVYRSVNIRGMVGVEYSLEIEVAGRKVYASTTIPQPPIIWNTRFTYVTDSTGYPEYMISLRPDAVQYVYTRVQSVFADENLHPVREGSIRLDAGNEFGWISVYRVKERRISAGSNYDNFYKEYPPLHYDHRDRVLIVPGTVDSISHEIINSLFDDWGSNDNPFRFNDSGIKSNIEGGIGLWIGIGVNNAFVVSGEVPQE